A segment of the Myripristis murdjan chromosome 20, fMyrMur1.1, whole genome shotgun sequence genome:
tagaagaggatgaagatgcTCAGAGTGCAGAAGAACTGCAAGTGATTGCAGAAGGGGAAATGAGTCTACTACTCCTGGATGGAGACGGCAAAAGCTCTGTGTTAGCTGGGAATCATCAGCAATACTGAACTGGGATTGGAGCCAGCTGCAGAGAATGCAACTGGTATATGGCCAGTTCTGTCTAAAAGGAGGCATGGGTAGGGAAGAGGAGATGGGAGGACAGCCAAACTCCTAAGAGAGCTCAGAGGTACTGTTTCATGAATGAACAGCCCCATTATTACGATTGAATTAGATGGGTTTCATATAGCCTTACCCTTTTAAAGCAACCCattaggttttgttttgttttgttttgacaaggGGGCTGAGGAATAAAAGTCAAGTGCAATCAAAAAGGACTAGAAGGACATGAGCTAAAAGCACAATATTGACTTTTATCTTATAATGGGACTTTCttctttacttgtttttttccttagaCGCAATATGGTCAGGAATATGTATATGAAGTGCTGGACAAATAATGCCACATTTTTATGTCCttcatatttgtcttttttgtttaaagACTTTTGGTGGTAGGGTGGAACAGATAATGGTGTAAAGTTAGTTTAATGGCTAAGTTAATGGCTAGATCACTGGATTTATGACAGTTACAGATCTATAATATAGGTTTTATTTCTTGCACAGATATTTATCTGCCTCAAAAATACAGGTATATCTGCTTTTTGACAGTGAAGAGTTCATTTTTAGGACTCAGCAAACAATGTATTTTGTTAGGATATGGGAAGGTACCAAGAAAAAGATTTAGACACTACCTGAGAGAGTGGAAAGAGCTCTGGCTTTCACAAAGCGGAAGTATACTATGAGAGTAGAGTGAAAGCTGCCAAGATCTTGGCCTTTAAattgggaggggaaaaaaaaaacacaaacaggatcAAACATTGGCTTTCTCAAGAATAGAACTTGGGAAGAAGAATTGCTGCCCAGATGATGACAAATTTTTTTGATTTGAATCTAAATTAAACATTGGACTTCCCACAGGTAACCACTGTGCAGAATCAAAGCCTCATTAGATCAATGACTGAGATAATAAATGCAATTCagaaactgaaaacaggaaagAGTCCAGGAAGAGATGGCTTTACCGGTAGAATTCTACAGGGAATTTAGGAAAGAACTGGTTTCTTCTCTTTCAACCGGGCACTAGAGCATAGAATTTGGACAAATACTTGGGGTAACTCTATTATCCATCCAAACCCTTATTTAAAAAGGGAGGGCCCTTGAGAGCCTGCTCTCTTTTTCAAGGACGACCTGATTACAACAGGCATTATCACAGCAATACCTAAGGGGGCCAGGTATCTCACTGAGTGTGGAGCCATAGGCCTATAACTTTGCTTAATGTGGACCAAAAATCTTAGGTAGTAATATAACAGAAAGATTCGCAAAAATCTTGCCAGTTTTCATAGACAGATCAAATAGGCTTTATTGCAAACAGGTAATTATCAGATAATGTTCTCACTTTGAATATATGAGAATATACACAGAAAACTGATGTCCAATCACTTATCCTTACTTTAGACATAGAGAAGGCTTTTATTGAGTCTCCCAATCCTTCATTTTGGTAGAAATTTTGTCTTCCATGAGACATTTATTAGATGGTTGCAGGCAATGTATGGGATCTCAGAAGTGCAGGTCACAGTTAATGCAACCCTCTCAAACTGCtttgagaggagagagagacaggcagatcCCCTATCTCCATTAGTCTTTGCGCCATGTATTGAACCATTAGTAACAAATATTAGACAAAAGGAAGAAATACAAGGTATACAGGTAGCAGGTATTTCTCATAAATTGGCATTATATGCAGATGATGTAATTTTGTACTTGAGCTTGAAAGAACTCTACCAGTGTTGATGAGTTTGATAAAATAATGTGGTCTAGTAGTAGCTTTTAACTTTGGAGACTCTccaatgaatttaaaaaaatgttttagaaaCAGTGTCTAAAAAGGATTTGAATAGATAGATGCCATAAGAATGAATGTACTCTTGCCCCCATACATTAATCCAACAGTATTTGAAAGATGGGATTGAATTCTGGGCGAAATTGTATGggacagcaaaaaacaaagggttaaaatgaaaacacttaaACAGGCTAAAGGGAAAGGAGGATTAGCCCTTCCTAATTTACAGAACTATTATTATGCAGACTAAATTCCATCATTAAGAACATGGTCAAATGATAATCCATTACAAAAATTACTACTGTTTAGTGGACAAGGATTAGAAAAAATGTATACAGTTAAGATCTGGAACATAGTTGGGTGCCCGGTGGCTCACCGTGTACAGTGCATATAAAACTAAGGCCAGAGGCCTGGGTTAAAATCTGGCCCAAAGCCTTTGCTGTgtgtcatttcctctctctgccttgtttttcctgtctctttccactgtaactgtctaataaagcagaaatgcccccaaaaTAGCCtgtaaccaaaaataaataaataaataaatttaaaaaattaaaaatagctAGCGGATGATTTGGTCATATTGTTAGAAATAAATCAAGACTGACTGACTTTGCTCCAAACAAAAATGATGGTACTTCTCGAATATGGGCAGGAAAAGGATTGGGCTTATGTGGACACTTTATGAACAATAAAGTTGTTTTGACATTTGAAtcttttcacacaaaaaaaaacaacccaccATTAACATTTTTATAGATACTTCAAGGTTACAAGTTGTATTGATTACAATGCAGTGTgaaagaatgcattttagggTTTTCGGATCTTTATCCTATGGTTCAGTACTTATTAACAGTAAAGTATAACTGTTTAGTAGTCAAGCACCaaatttgatatatatatatactctaTCTTGGAGAATAAGATTATGTTTGAAAAGGATTATTCAAAACTGAAATGGGATAATTGCATATCTCGTTAGCTCAGTAGTAGCTGAAGTATGAGTATCTATAGAACTACTACTACAGCACGGCAGTTTCAGATGAGGTGCTTTCTTACTCCTGATCAGCAAAGTAAATATAAATTGTCTGCAACCCCAAAGTGCTGGAAAGAACATGGGGAACTCCATGAAAATTATAGCCATAAGTTTTGGTTGTTAAGCCGTTCTCATGTGTGTTCATTCTTGGCATGCTCCTCTCTTCCAGACCTGGCTACAGTGGTGGGCTACCTTGTGGTCAGTCGGCCATTCCTAAACCTGTCCCACCCCCGACACCTACAGAGCACACACTCTGAGCTGCTAGAGGTCagaacacacatttttaatgtgaaaattgGATTCCAAAGCCTGCTTTTAAATGCTTTAGTTGGTTTTGGCTGAAAATTATGTGGTCATGCTATTTTATGCACAATACAACCTATTTTTATAATACTGTGACACAGCTAAAAATTAATGTGACATAATCCTTTAGAATTCTAGTAATGTTGTAATGTTTGGCCTGAAGGATTACTACCAGAGTGGAAGGATGTTGCTGAGGATGTCCCAGGCCCTGGGCAGGATTGTACTGGCTGGCCGAGAAATGACTCGCCTCTCAGGGTGAGCATAAAATTagtaatgattataataatctTTGTTTCACCGCCTTTGACAGTTATAGAATGTCTTACAAAAAGCGTGAAAATGAGAAGAGAAAACCCAGATAAAAATGGTAGAAGCACTACAAACAGACAAAGTCAGAAGTATAAAGTAACTTGAGGTTTAAAAACAATTAAGCAGTTGTATGGTTACACGATAATAGTCAAagaatcaaagtgaaaaatattcTGTCTATATTTCTCTCACACACTAGCAGAGCCACGATACGGTAGCTGAGATGAATGAGTTTATCCACTACTTAATTTACCACCACAGCTTGGATTGTAATGTATTGTCTCTGCTCATTGGATTTATGTCCATGTCTCTACTTCCAGCTTCACAGCTCGTATCACTGAACTTATGAAAGTCCTGAAGGAGCTTAATGCTGGTAAATATGAACGCACCATGGTCTCCCAGCAAGAGAAAGGTAAGGATGACtctcaaacacatgaaaatatgtttaattTGCAGTAATCGAAATTGCCATAAATGAGGATTATTAAGGCTCAACTGATAGAAACCTGGAATAAGAagagcattcattagcaaacaCATAAGAACCATGTAGACCCAGGCAgttactcagttacagtaattgCCTTGTCCACACATTTGTACACTGAGCCTCACATATCAAACTTTAGCAGAAATGGACAATGTGAGAATGATGTACATGCTGCACATCTGATTTATCAAATTCATGCAAAGGCCTTGAACGAGATCAGATTGAGAAAAAAGCCTCCAGTTGGTACAGcaagcctgcacacacacgtctgcTCAAATCTGCTGACATGCATTTGGTCATACTGATACTGATTGCTGTCAGTGAAATGACTGTACATTCATTTTACACTCAGATTTAATCTTATGCTAGTACGCTAGTGGGCATGAGGCccgttgagtctaaatggtcctcacttaaattgTCCTTCTGCAATTTTTAAAACTACAtttaaaaagctgttttttggatttttactttttaaattgaatGATATAGAGGATTGAGTGATATGCCTTGATTAAGTTTTGGTTAAATTGGTTTACCTTAGAATCAGATGCTGCAGACAAAGTCATATTGGTACCTGGAAGCGGCCGGATTATCAACACAGACAACGTCATCAAGTACGTATCACCCCTACATATATGTacatcaacatcagcatcatttTCCTGTTCTCTACCTTGCCTAAAAGCAACATGTCTTTTTTGCAGGTTTGACCACACTCCGCTAGCAACACCCAATGGGGATGTCCTAATCCGAAACCTCTCATTTGAGGTAAAGCTTTTGTTCTCTTTAGCTAACAGCTAAATTGAATAATGAGATCATCTTTCTTAACTACTCACTTTATTGCAAATCTCTGTTGTGTCTTAAgaatttctcatttttgtttctgtgaagGTGAGATCTGGCACCAATGTTTTAGTATGTGGACCAAATGGCTGTGGAAAGAGCTCTCTCTTCAGGGTCCTTGGAGAAGTAAGTTACCTTTTATGCactgataattttttttatcacttacCCTGAATTAGGAAAAAATACAACTGTAGTTTTTGAATATAAAGttacatatgtttttgttttgttttgttttgttttaagctGTGGCCTCTGTTTGGAGGTCAGCTGACCAAACCTGAGAGAGGGAAACTCTTCTATGTtccacaggtaaaaaaaaaaaaaaacatacactaacactacacaCTAACACTACTAATTCTTGTGTTATAGCTGCAGGTTGTCCAGAAATGCACAGAAAGTAGACTACAGAATATATATCCATCAACACTAggagagaaatgtgttttatttttctaaagatacTAAGATGGTAAACATGTagaatcactgatatggtcctcTAATGGTGTGGTCCAATTCACCGTCTTGGCATTTAATGTATTAATTGGGAATATCATAGTATGTATGATTTTCATAGATATAGTGTCTTCTTTGAGCATCaccttttattaaaatgacaaagtgGTTAGATTAGAAATATGGTACATGTCATTAGTTTACAGTCTTATAAATCTAACCAAAGAATGTTAAATTTGTTATTCTATCATAATTAATATAATCAAATGACAGATGTGCTCTGTCTTTTTATCAGGAAGCTCTCCTCCCAATGTTTCTACAAAAAACAGGAATCCTTGCTAGCTTGCATATTATGGGGACTGATGTTGCAGTCTGacctgtgttgtgtttgtccaGAGACCCTACATGACCCTGGGCTCTCTGAGGGACCAGGTGATCTACCCAGATACCTATGAAGAACAGAGAAGGAAGGGCATCTCGGATCAGGTGGGACACGACGCACAAGAACAAATCAAGTCTTAGTCTTGATGTTTCTGCTTAAGTGCCAGTCTcatgtgtttggtttgtgtgtgtgtgtgtgtgtgtgtgtgtgtgtgtgtgtgtccaggtgttgAAGGAATACCTGGATAACGTTCAGTTGGGTCATATCCTGGACAGGGAGGGCAGCTGGGACACAGTCCAGGACTGGATGGATGTCCTCAGTGGAGGGGAGAAGCAGAGAATGGCTGTAAGTACTTAGCACCCCTTTTATTATCAGATTTTTGGATCTCACTCACTGTGTGGCTTTACGTGAGACTGGTTACCACTACATCTTACCAAAgagtccaaaaacacaaaatatggaAAAGAGTATTTGTTTAGTAATACATGGAAGCTgaacttcaaaacaaaagctccCCATACACTTGCCTTACTCACAGAATTGTACCTTGTTCACACCATGCTGGAGCCATAGCTTCCATGGGACTTGACAGGCTATGGAGAGATGAGACTTGAGTTTTCCTGAGAgtatttcttccttttcttatGCTCTGGACTTGCTAACAGCTCCCTGAAGCAGAAGTGCTCTCTTAACTTCAGGGACTGAACGGAAGTGTGGTTGTGGGCAAGGTTATGGCACATCTGTAAATCTTTAACAGCTTTGTGCTACAACTTGTACTGCAACTTAACTAATGTTGCTGCTAACATATTGAAAGGCTAACACTGGCCTTTTATATGCTAATTTTAATCCTCAACAAAGGATTAAGTTTACTTAAAACAAAGCACTCTAGTCAGTCTTTGTTGTAAAATAACAGGAAACCAGGGAATTATAATTTAATCCTCTGCCAGCTAGccaaagcactttgaattgaaATGTGAAATAGCAAAATTGATTTTCTAACTGGCCCATAAATGTTGTGTAATAAAGCTGTGCAGTATTGTAGAGCACTACAGGCTCTaagacacagcagcacaggggaATCCTAGAATTCCTTGCTAGTAAAATACTTAGTGTTGTCCTACTTTCTGTTTGGTTGTCATATTGGTCGCAGTACTTTGTTTAATAAAggcttgtgtttatgtgtgcgtaGATGGCCAGGCTGTTCTATCACAAGCCCCAGTTTGCCATTCTGGATGAATGCACCAGTGCAGTGAGTGTGGATGTGGAGGACTACATCTACAGCCACTGCCGGACGGTAGGACCAAAACCCCACATTACACACCGAATCATATCTTTTATATACATGGCTTCAGTCTAGTCCcagatagaaaatatttttttccttattctGAATTCACTAAACCTTCACGCACCAGCCAGTCAACAATAATCCTTGTACTGAACAGGTTTTCCAATCCAAATATAGATCATCTGAATACATGCCAGTTGGCATTATTGAAATACAGTGGATTGCTGATCCAAAATCCATCAAATGATCTGTATGCATGCTAAAATCTTAAAGTCTAGAGAGACTTTGAGAAGAGACTAATGAATAGACAAAAAGGACTAAAGATTTCCCATAAACCATGTTGCTTCAAGTCCACCCTCCCACTCCTTGGATTTATTTGCTTTACTTAGCATCAACTTTTTCAAGGTTTTGGGTTCGATTTGTTCAGAAAAGGGGTAGTTTTATGAAGTTCAGTCAAGGATGTATCCACCTTATTTAAGTGGAAAAATTTCAAAAGCTGATGacaagttattttgttttggtccATAGGTTGGCATCACCTTGTTCACTGTGTCCCACAGAAAGTCACTGTGGAAACACCATGAGGTAAGCTCCCAGTGCCATCCATGCTTTCCTGCTGCTGTATTTATCAATAGAGCTGCAACTGGAATTACCACCTCTCAGTGTAGTTGATTGaacatgtaaacacatctgAATGCACAAATACATAGTGATTATCCTCATACACATTGTGATTAATCAGGTGCTATGTTTAAAAGCAAGGTTGTAAAACAGGTTTTGAACAGTGTGATGGAGAGGACAGATTTCATATAAGATTTCATATAATCTGGTAGACTAAGAGCATGAAAGCTGCTTTACCAGCTTTGGTAGCTTCTTTTGGGATCTTGAGGAGGCCAGACAACCTGAGAGAATCTAAAATAATCCTTGCCGTCTTATCATACATGTATAGCATGAGCTTGCTGTGTAACAGTAATTATCATATGTGTTCCTTATTTAGTTATGCATCAGGACCATCGATGATCCATAGTTCTGTGGATGAAACAGCAATAAATTTGAATTGAGGATTGCAACATGTTTGACTGTTTCATGCACATTCTACCTTCTTGTTAGTATACTCCTGCCTTTAGACGCCACGTGTAACTGACTGTCATCTTATCTCTGTCTGTCATAAAGTACTACCTCCACATGGATGGGAGGGGGAACTACGAGTTCAAGCCCATCACAGAGGAAACCGTGGAGTTTGGCTCCTAATTGACTGGCAGCGGCAGCCACATTCACTGCGTTTCTGACAAAACCAGTCCACTAATTATCTGCACTCAAAACAGAAGTTGTAACTGAAACCTAGACATTGCTGTTTTTAATCAATTCTAACTTTGTTTTCCagtcttttatttaaaaagaaataaatttaGTCCTGattaatgatttatttgttCAAGGTGATTGTAAATAATTTATGTTGGCCATTTTGCATTGCACTAGGCCAACCATGGAGATTGGTGAGAAGAGGCAAATCTAGTCTCATGTTTGCATCATATGCCTGCAAACTAAATCCTATATCATACTGGTAAAAGGCAAGTTAGCTTGAAGGAATATTTTGATTTCATTCTTGGCAAGCTCAACACCTTAGTCGCCATCACAGCAGGTTCCACAGGTTTGTGTCATTCAGAGGACAATATTAGCTATATGTAAGTGTAACATGATGCTACTTAGACATGCACTTGGTAGAAATGATCGCTGCCCCTGTGGGGGTTAACTTTTCATAAAACTGGATCTCCACCATGCGTGTTGACTTACCTTGGCCCTACACATCTGGACAGAAACAGTTCCAAAAGTCCAGCTATGTAAAAAGTcagtttcaaagtgaaaatgacaacactttttgtctgtgtatgcatgtgtctgtctgcagctaatattggatactactgggcctattaccctaatattttttgtggaCAGTTACAATGTATGACCTGTATGATGTAGGACCTCTCATGGTTGCATATTTTCCCTTCCCTTCGTAGGCGGagaaatggctgttttttttgcagagcagGTCCGAGCAGGGGAGATACCGAGGCAGTGCCTACGTATCTTCCCCTCtccagtgccaaaaaaaaaaaaaaaaactgttgggGAGTTGGCACTCAGTTGAGGTTCTTGATCATACAGCAATAATGGTGCACAAAACATATAAGGCAGAcaggcccagtagtatgcaagattagctgcagacagatacacacacgaCTTAGCACATGATCCCATCCCGGCTGCCGCCTGGCAGAGATAATGACACTGGTACATAAACTGCAAATCTAGATGGTGGTGGCCAGTGACCAAAACTAGCTTGTTGCCCTTGCATCAGACGTGCTTCACTGGATTTTCAACTCCACAGGAAAGTTAACTATTGTCAGAAAGATCCATTCTTGTCACATAGAAAAGTGGGGCATCAGCTTTAGTATTGTATTAAATTCTGTTGTCTAATGCTGTTAAGATGAAGtctaataaatgttttgtttgttttttgtttttgttttttttttaggatagAATAGGTGTTCTTGAATTTGGGATAATACAAATTGAAAAAGATTGGACTAGGGTTTATGAGAGACATATGAACCTTGGAACTTGCTCAGAAGTGCAATGATGGCTGGTCTCAGTTGATCACACCGGCACATGAATATGCAGACTGGCAAAAACCTTTCCTCAACCCCTTTGCCATTACTCAGCAGTTGCCTCTtactctgtttttgtctgtttttgttcgTGTAATATAACACTATTCAAAGTCCTTTTTGGAAATGTAAAGAAGAGTGTGTAGAACTCATGGTTTATATGGACGATGATGGTATTATGATGTGACGAAAAGCGCATGCACCTGCAATAAACTGTAAGAATAATGCATTTTCATTAAAGAGAGAACATTTTCCTTTCCCCAGTGTGTGATGATGGAACGGTATGTGTGCCTTACTATGTGTAGTGAGTAAATGATCAGCTCTAATACTGTGAACCAATCTAGATGATGTTTGTGGAATTTGGGTTAAAGGTCACTTTCACCTGACAGAGTAGATACTTCTGTTTTTCATATGCAGACTTGCAGGTACAGTAAGAGATTTTAAATACAATGATAAATGATCTGGGAAATTCAGGGAACATTAGGTCATGGAGCTGCACCAGGTTCATTTTGGAACAGTATCTGCTCCAGAGCCTCAGCTAATTGTCTAATCTTAATCGGGTTATCCCTAACAACATGCATTTCACTAACCAACAACAGGCAGTGAGACTCACTTAAAGTTTAGCCTTCTAATCAGATGAACAGAGAGCTTTGACCTTTGTCCGTCCAGACACAACTCTGCTACAGCAGCTAGACCCGAAAAAGCTCAAAATAATCACTGTTTAGCAGGGATTTCTCAGTTGAGTTCCAGTGCATGTGGTTTTACTGTTTGaatatgtttttgcaaatataCATTTAGAACTTTACTGCCAGTGAATCCcttaaaaaagcaaacatgtattaaaaatgagattaaattGGTCTATACACAAATTGCAAGATTCTGTACTGTCACTGAGTATTTTACCTTCACCTTTGTTGATCATAACCCTGCAAACAATAAAGAATCTGTTGACATCTTGAACAGGAATAACtactcatttgttttttcaaggcAAAAGGAAAAATGTAACGTGCAAACTGATTAAACTTTACTTCCATACTGCATCTTGGCCTCATCTGCAATGCTGACACTTGTGTGTGGCCCAATACAGGAAATTGTACAATAACCTCAAGCCTGTCCATGACTCCTCAGTTGAACTTAGTGAACTTGGTCAATTTCAACAAGTCTGCACATGATAGGAGAGGCGGGGGTAAGATCAACCTGTGCTTGAGATATAGGAAGCGCTAATTGTTTTACCTGATTCTGTGATAAAGGAGCACACGGGAAGTTCCAAGTGCCAGGCTCAAAGATGGAAAAGGGAATGCAATATATGTCCATATATTGCATTCATACTTAATAACTGAGCTTATTA
Coding sequences within it:
- the abcd3a gene encoding ATP-binding cassette sub-family D member 3a; amino-acid sequence: MAAVSKYLTAKNSSIAGGVLLVLYLLKQRRRAARYNGKKGGSELVLNSEKDVKKDRAAVDRVFFLRIMRILRIMVPRFFCMETGYLILIAAMLVTRTYCDVWMIQNGTMIESAIIGRSTKDFKTYLFSFIKFMPLIALVNNFLKLGLNELKLRFRERLTKHLYDQYLQGYTYYKMGNLDNRIANADQLLTQDVERFCNSVVDLYSNLSKPLLDIGLYIFKLTSAIGAQGPASMMAYLLISGLFLTRLRRPIGKMTVVEQRYEGEYRYVNSRLITNSEEIAFYNGNIREKQTIHATFKKLVDHLHNFIFFRFSMGFVDSIIAKYLATVVGYLVVSRPFLNLSHPRHLQSTHSELLEDYYQSGRMLLRMSQALGRIVLAGREMTRLSGFTARITELMKVLKELNAGKYERTMVSQQEKESDAADKVILVPGSGRIINTDNVIKFDHTPLATPNGDVLIRNLSFEVRSGTNVLVCGPNGCGKSSLFRVLGELWPLFGGQLTKPERGKLFYVPQRPYMTLGSLRDQVIYPDTYEEQRRKGISDQVLKEYLDNVQLGHILDREGSWDTVQDWMDVLSGGEKQRMAMARLFYHKPQFAILDECTSAVSVDVEDYIYSHCRTVGITLFTVSHRKSLWKHHEYYLHMDGRGNYEFKPITEETVEFGS